One genomic segment of Caldimonas brevitalea includes these proteins:
- the rodA gene encoding rod shape-determining protein RodA, with product MNVAFKKPSLWQRTKPLFLGFDGWLALALLALCGAGLLIMYSAGFDHGTRFVDHGRNMLIAASVVFVVAQIPPQRLMAIAVPLYVAGVLLLLGVEFAGITRKGATRWLNIGVTVIQPSELLKIALPLMLAWWFQRREGQLRVPDFLVAVMLLAVPVGLIMKQPDLGTALLVLSGGLYVIFFAGLSWKLIIPVLSGGAIAITALVLSEERICQPEVDWPVLHSYQKGRVCTLLDPTKDPLGKGFHTLQGMIAIGSGGVHGKGFMKGTQTHLEFIPERTTDFIFAAYSEEFGLVGGVLLLLGFTFLIFRGLMIASDAPTLFSRLLAGATSLSFFTYAFVNMGMVSGILPVVGVPLPFISYGGTAMVTLGLGIGILMSIAKSRRMMVS from the coding sequence ATGAACGTCGCCTTCAAGAAGCCGTCGCTCTGGCAACGCACCAAGCCGCTGTTCCTGGGCTTCGACGGCTGGCTCGCGCTGGCCTTGTTGGCCTTGTGCGGCGCCGGTCTGCTGATCATGTACTCGGCGGGCTTCGACCACGGCACGCGCTTCGTGGACCACGGCCGCAACATGCTGATCGCAGCGAGTGTGGTGTTCGTCGTCGCGCAGATCCCGCCGCAGCGTCTGATGGCCATCGCCGTGCCGCTGTATGTCGCCGGCGTGCTGTTGCTGCTCGGCGTCGAGTTCGCCGGCATCACGCGCAAAGGCGCCACCCGCTGGCTCAACATCGGCGTGACGGTGATCCAGCCGAGCGAGCTGCTCAAGATCGCGCTGCCGCTGATGCTGGCCTGGTGGTTCCAGCGTCGTGAGGGCCAGCTGCGGGTGCCCGACTTCCTCGTCGCCGTGATGCTGCTGGCGGTGCCGGTTGGGCTGATCATGAAACAGCCGGACCTGGGCACCGCGCTGCTGGTGCTGTCGGGCGGGCTGTACGTGATTTTCTTCGCCGGGCTGTCGTGGAAGCTGATCATCCCGGTGCTCAGCGGCGGCGCCATCGCGATCACCGCGCTGGTGCTCTCGGAAGAGCGCATCTGCCAGCCCGAGGTCGATTGGCCGGTCCTGCACAGCTACCAGAAGGGCCGCGTCTGCACCTTGCTCGACCCGACCAAGGACCCGCTCGGCAAGGGCTTCCACACGCTGCAGGGCATGATCGCGATCGGCTCGGGCGGCGTGCACGGCAAGGGTTTCATGAAGGGCACGCAGACCCACCTCGAGTTCATTCCCGAGCGCACCACCGATTTCATCTTCGCTGCCTATTCCGAAGAGTTCGGCCTGGTCGGCGGGGTGTTGCTGCTGCTCGGCTTCACCTTCCTGATCTTCCGCGGGCTGATGATCGCCAGCGACGCGCCGACGCTGTTCTCGCGGCTACTCGCCGGTGCGACGTCACTCAGCTTTTTCACCTACGCCTTCGTGAACATGGGCATGGTCAGCGGCATCCTGCCCGTGGTGGGCGTGCCGCTGCCCTTCATCAGCTACGGGGGCACGGCGATGGTGACACTGGGGCTGGGCATCGGCATCCTGATGTCGATCGCGAAGAGCCGGCGCATGATGGTGTCTTGA
- the mrdA gene encoding penicillin-binding protein 2 produces MTELKNVELELSRFRARVLFAAAMVLLGFGLVFARLAYLQVLRYDELSTRAENNRISVVPIVPNRGLILDRNGVVLANNYSAYTLELTPSKLADLDATIDELAQVVNVSAADRRRFKRLMEDSKSFESLPLRTRLSDEEVARFAVQRYRFPGVDIKARLFRNYPLGEVGAHVIGYIGRINQAEKEKIDESEDAANYRGTDYIGKLGIEQSYERELHGVTGFEEVETSAGGRAVRRLRSSPATPGNTVVLSIDIKLQALVEQLYGNRRGALVAIDPKTGEVLAFVSKPSFDPNLFVDGIDVENWKALNESIDKPLLNRALRGTYPPGSTFKPFMAMAALNSGKRGPHQVIFDGGSFMFGNHRFRSHGDGGLGMVDMHRSIVKSSNVYYYSLANEMGVDLMYEQLAPFGFGQLTGIDIEGEVRGVLPSTAWKRKAYKRPEQQKWYAGETISLGIGQGYNNFTMLQLANAMATLVAGGERHRPHLVREIRDVVSRERRAVGVEHIEPLDLKPEHVDVIRRAMYGVTQEGTSTRVFMGAPYQSGGKTGTAQAVGVRQNEKYNASRLAEYLRDHSLYTAFAPVDDPKIALAVIVENAGFGAQAAAPIARRVLDYWLSGVYPSEEDIAASQRSETSAPIGTPRLAAQVALPAAVAAVPSTGASAPAPTAAPAVVPSGTAAPAIATTPASAPASAPAAAGSAPLPSESAPPLPDKPAAPRPGSPLPPAPTPAPSPVPVPAREPSPTLPIVEVR; encoded by the coding sequence ATGACCGAACTGAAAAACGTCGAACTCGAGCTGTCGCGCTTTCGCGCGAGGGTGCTGTTCGCCGCTGCGATGGTGCTGCTGGGCTTCGGCCTGGTGTTCGCCCGCCTCGCCTATCTGCAGGTGCTGCGCTACGACGAGCTGTCGACGCGGGCCGAGAACAACCGCATTTCGGTGGTGCCCATCGTGCCCAACCGCGGGCTGATCCTCGACCGCAACGGCGTCGTGCTCGCCAACAATTACTCGGCCTACACGCTGGAGCTGACGCCGTCGAAGCTGGCCGACCTGGACGCGACCATCGACGAGCTGGCGCAGGTGGTCAACGTCTCTGCAGCCGACCGGCGCCGCTTCAAGCGGCTGATGGAGGACTCGAAGAGCTTCGAGTCGCTGCCGCTGCGCACCCGGCTCAGCGACGAGGAGGTGGCACGTTTTGCGGTGCAGCGCTACCGCTTCCCGGGCGTCGACATCAAGGCGCGGCTGTTCCGCAACTATCCGCTGGGTGAGGTCGGCGCGCATGTGATCGGCTACATCGGCCGCATCAACCAGGCCGAGAAGGAAAAGATCGACGAGTCGGAAGACGCCGCCAACTACCGGGGCACCGACTACATCGGCAAGCTGGGCATCGAGCAGAGCTACGAGCGCGAGCTGCACGGCGTCACCGGCTTCGAGGAAGTCGAGACCAGCGCCGGCGGGCGGGCGGTGCGGCGGCTGCGTTCCAGCCCGGCCACGCCGGGCAACACCGTGGTGCTGTCGATCGACATCAAGCTGCAGGCCCTGGTGGAGCAGCTGTACGGCAACCGCCGCGGGGCGCTGGTGGCCATCGACCCCAAGACCGGCGAGGTGCTGGCCTTCGTCAGCAAGCCCAGCTTCGACCCCAATCTGTTCGTCGACGGCATCGACGTCGAGAACTGGAAAGCGCTCAACGAGTCGATCGACAAGCCGCTGCTGAACCGCGCCTTGCGCGGCACCTATCCGCCGGGCTCGACCTTCAAGCCCTTCATGGCGATGGCGGCGCTCAACTCGGGCAAGCGCGGCCCGCACCAGGTCATCTTCGACGGTGGTTCGTTCATGTTCGGCAACCACCGCTTCCGCAGCCACGGCGACGGTGGCCTCGGCATGGTCGACATGCACCGCTCCATCGTCAAATCGAGCAACGTCTACTACTACTCGCTGGCCAACGAGATGGGCGTCGACCTGATGTACGAGCAGCTGGCCCCGTTCGGCTTCGGCCAGCTGACCGGCATCGACATCGAGGGTGAGGTGCGCGGGGTGCTGCCGTCCACCGCGTGGAAGCGCAAAGCCTACAAGCGCCCCGAGCAGCAGAAATGGTATGCCGGCGAAACCATCTCGCTGGGCATCGGCCAGGGCTACAACAACTTCACGATGCTGCAGCTGGCGAACGCGATGGCGACGCTGGTGGCCGGGGGCGAGCGGCATCGACCGCACCTGGTGCGCGAGATCCGCGACGTGGTCAGCCGCGAGCGCCGGGCGGTGGGTGTCGAACACATCGAGCCGCTCGACCTGAAACCCGAGCACGTCGACGTGATCCGCCGGGCCATGTACGGCGTGACGCAAGAGGGCACCTCCACCCGTGTCTTCATGGGGGCGCCCTACCAGAGCGGCGGCAAGACCGGCACCGCGCAGGCTGTCGGCGTGCGCCAGAACGAAAAGTACAACGCGTCGCGCCTGGCCGAGTACCTGCGCGACCACTCGCTCTACACGGCCTTCGCACCGGTGGACGACCCGAAGATCGCACTGGCGGTCATCGTCGAGAACGCCGGCTTCGGCGCGCAGGCGGCGGCCCCGATCGCGCGCCGCGTGCTCGACTACTGGTTGAGCGGCGTCTATCCGAGCGAAGAAGACATCGCCGCGTCGCAACGCAGCGAAACCTCGGCGCCCATCGGCACCCCGCGTCTCGCGGCGCAGGTGGCCCTGCCGGCTGCGGTCGCCGCCGTGCCGTCCACCGGCGCCAGCGCCCCGGCGCCCACCGCAGCGCCGGCAGTGGTGCCCAGCGGCACCGCTGCCCCCGCGATCGCGACGACGCCGGCAAGCGCCCCCGCCAGCGCACCAGCCGCGGCCGGCTCGGCGCCCCTGCCGAGCGAATCCGCACCGCCTCTGCCCGACAAGCCGGCAGCACCGCGCCCCGGCAGCCCGCTGCCGCCCGCACCGACGCCGGCACCGTCCCCCGTGCCGGTACCGGCGCGCGAGCCGTCTCCCACCCTGCCGATCGTGGAGGTGCGATGA
- the mreD gene encoding rod shape-determining protein MreD, protein MMPRGSDQLLLPVNPVFIWLSLLAAFAVNLVPMGKSTSMPDLLALTLVFWNVHQPRRVGVGAAFTFGVMMDVHQAALLGQHALAYTLLSYFAITIHRRLLWFPTLSQAVQILPLFFAAHAVSVLIRLIAGDVFPGWELLLAPVFEALLWPIATWLLLAPQRRPPDPDQNRPL, encoded by the coding sequence ATGATGCCGCGTGGCTCCGACCAGCTGCTGTTGCCGGTCAACCCCGTCTTCATCTGGCTGTCGCTGCTGGCCGCGTTTGCGGTCAACCTGGTGCCGATGGGCAAGAGCACGTCGATGCCCGACCTGCTCGCGCTGACGCTGGTGTTCTGGAATGTGCACCAGCCGCGCCGCGTCGGTGTCGGCGCCGCCTTCACCTTCGGCGTGATGATGGATGTGCACCAGGCCGCCTTGCTGGGCCAACATGCACTGGCCTACACACTGCTGAGTTATTTCGCGATCACCATCCACCGGCGGCTGCTGTGGTTCCCGACGCTGTCGCAGGCGGTACAGATCCTGCCGCTGTTTTTTGCGGCGCACGCGGTTTCCGTGCTGATTCGACTGATTGCCGGCGACGTGTTTCCCGGCTGGGAACTGCTGCTGGCACCGGTATTCGAAGCACTGCTGTGGCCCATCGCCACCTGGTTGTTGCTGGCCCCGCAGCGGCGGCCGCCCGACCCCGACCAGAACCGCCCGCTGTAA
- the mreC gene encoding rod shape-determining protein MreC, whose translation MPLGTLDRTPPPFFKQGPSALTRLMFFSALAFFLMVADTRLNLTQPLRAVVATVLHPAQRALLVPVETARTGGDYVRGLNEARAKEAAAQRQLSEQAMRVARVELLEKENARLRAMLELRPALPAKTRAAEVLYDAPDPYSRKVVIDLGSAQGVVRGSPVIDETGVLGQVTRVYPLASEVTLLTDKDAVIPTLNVRTSARGIAYGDAVNDAMELRFMAANADVQEGDLLSTSGVDGVYPPGLPVARVAKVDRRADSAFAKIVLTPVSAPTSARHVLVLQPVGDTLPPRPQPEPAAAATPPPAASAPKAAASAPARKGPAR comes from the coding sequence ATGCCACTCGGCACTCTCGACCGCACGCCGCCGCCCTTCTTCAAGCAAGGGCCGTCGGCGCTGACGCGTCTGATGTTTTTCTCGGCGCTCGCCTTCTTCCTGATGGTGGCCGACACGCGGCTCAACCTGACCCAGCCGCTGCGCGCGGTGGTGGCCACGGTGCTGCACCCGGCCCAGCGGGCCTTGCTGGTGCCGGTCGAAACCGCGCGCACCGGCGGTGACTACGTGCGCGGCCTGAACGAGGCCCGCGCCAAAGAGGCCGCCGCGCAGCGCCAGCTGTCGGAACAGGCGATGCGGGTGGCGCGCGTCGAGTTGCTCGAGAAAGAAAACGCGCGGCTGCGCGCGATGCTGGAACTGCGCCCCGCGCTGCCGGCCAAGACACGGGCGGCTGAGGTGCTGTACGACGCGCCCGACCCGTACAGCCGCAAGGTGGTGATCGACCTCGGCAGCGCCCAGGGGGTCGTGCGGGGCTCGCCGGTGATCGACGAGACCGGCGTGCTGGGGCAGGTGACCCGCGTCTATCCGCTGGCGTCCGAGGTCACCCTGCTGACCGACAAGGACGCCGTGATCCCGACGCTCAACGTGCGCACCTCGGCCCGCGGCATCGCCTACGGCGACGCCGTCAACGACGCGATGGAACTGCGCTTCATGGCAGCCAATGCCGACGTGCAGGAAGGCGACCTGTTGAGCACCTCCGGCGTCGACGGCGTCTACCCGCCCGGCCTGCCGGTGGCCCGGGTCGCCAAGGTCGACCGACGCGCCGATTCGGCCTTCGCCAAGATCGTGCTGACTCCCGTCAGCGCGCCGACCAGCGCCCGCCACGTGCTGGTGCTGCAACCGGTGGGCGACACCTTGCCGCCGCGGCCGCAGCCCGAGCCGGCGGCTGCCGCAACACCGCCGCCCGCCGCGTCCGCGCCCAAGGCGGCGGCCTCGGCGCCTGCCAGGAAAGGACCTGCCCGATGA
- a CDS encoding rod shape-determining protein, giving the protein MFESIRRYFSTDLAIDLGTANTLIYVRGKGIVLDEPSVVAIRHEGGPNGKKTIQAVGAEAKAMLGKVPGNIEAIRPMKDGVIADFTVTEQMLKQFIKMVHPRSVLKPSPRIIICVPCGSTQVERRAIRESALGAGASEVYLIEEPMAAAIGAGLPVSEASGSMVVDIGGGTTEVGVVSLGGMVYKGSVRVGGDKFDEAIINYIRRNYGMLIGEPTAEAIKKEIGSAFPGSEVKEMEVKGRNLSEGVPRSFTISSNEILEALTDPLNQIVSSVKNALEQTPPELGADIAERGMLLTGGGALLRDLDRLLAEETGLPVLVAEDPLTCVVRGCGMALERMERLGAIFTSE; this is encoded by the coding sequence ATGTTCGAATCCATTCGTCGCTACTTTTCGACGGACCTCGCCATCGATCTGGGCACCGCGAACACGCTGATCTACGTGCGCGGCAAAGGCATCGTGCTGGACGAGCCCTCGGTGGTCGCCATCCGCCATGAAGGCGGCCCCAACGGCAAGAAAACGATCCAGGCGGTCGGCGCCGAAGCCAAGGCGATGCTCGGCAAAGTGCCGGGCAACATCGAAGCGATCCGCCCGATGAAAGACGGCGTCATCGCCGACTTCACCGTCACTGAGCAAATGCTCAAGCAGTTCATCAAGATGGTCCACCCGCGCTCGGTGCTGAAACCGAGCCCGCGCATCATCATCTGCGTGCCCTGCGGCTCCACCCAGGTCGAGCGGCGCGCCATCCGCGAGTCGGCGCTGGGCGCCGGTGCCTCCGAGGTCTACCTGATCGAAGAACCGATGGCCGCCGCGATCGGCGCCGGCCTGCCAGTGTCCGAAGCTTCCGGCTCGATGGTGGTCGACATCGGCGGCGGCACCACGGAAGTGGGGGTCGTGTCGCTCGGCGGCATGGTCTACAAGGGCAGCGTGCGGGTGGGCGGCGACAAGTTCGACGAAGCCATCATCAACTACATCCGCCGCAACTACGGCATGCTGATCGGCGAACCGACCGCCGAGGCCATCAAGAAAGAAATCGGCTCCGCCTTCCCCGGCTCCGAGGTCAAGGAGATGGAGGTCAAGGGCCGCAACCTGTCGGAGGGCGTGCCGCGCAGCTTCACGATTTCGAGCAACGAAATCCTCGAAGCGCTGACCGACCCGCTCAACCAGATCGTCTCCAGCGTCAAGAACGCACTCGAGCAAACGCCGCCCGAGCTGGGCGCCGACATCGCCGAGCGCGGCATGCTGCTGACCGGCGGCGGCGCGCTGCTGCGCGATCTCGACCGCCTGCTGGCCGAAGAAACCGGCCTGCCGGTGCTGGTGGCGGAAGATCCGCTGACCTGCGTCGTGCGTGGCTGCGGCATGGCGCTGGAGCGGATGGAACGGCTGGGGGCCATCTTCACGTCGGAGTGA
- the gatC gene encoding Asp-tRNA(Asn)/Glu-tRNA(Gln) amidotransferase subunit GatC encodes MALTSEDVGRIAHLARLELSGEEQAAMLHQLNDFFSIVERMRAVDTSGVEPLYTPLSAVQEVALRLREDVVTEADQRDANQRSAPAVEDGLFLVPQVIE; translated from the coding sequence ATGGCACTGACTTCCGAAGACGTCGGCCGTATCGCCCACCTCGCCCGGCTGGAGCTGAGCGGCGAAGAACAAGCGGCGATGCTGCATCAGCTCAACGATTTCTTCTCCATCGTCGAACGCATGCGCGCGGTCGACACCAGCGGTGTGGAACCGCTCTACACCCCCCTGTCGGCGGTTCAAGAGGTGGCCTTGCGGCTGCGCGAAGACGTCGTCACCGAGGCCGACCAGCGTGACGCCAACCAGCGCAGCGCCCCGGCGGTCGAAGACGGCCTGTTCCTGGTGCCCCAGGTCATCGAGTGA
- the gatA gene encoding Asp-tRNA(Asn)/Glu-tRNA(Gln) amidotransferase subunit GatA, producing MDLHHLGVAELARQLEARAVSSVELTKQLLARVAAHEQLGAFLCTDEAVALRQAEAADARRARGETGPLLGVPIAHKDIFVTRDFPTTAASRMLDGYRSPFDATVVDQLAQAGAVTLGKLNCDEFAMGGSNENSAYLPARNPWNTERIPGGSSGGSAVAVAARLVPAATGTDTGGSVRQPAALCNVTGIKPTYGRCSRYGMIAFASSLDQAGPLARSAEDCAVLLSAMSGFDPRDATSADRPAEDYRAALVAPRAGATAGRPLQGLRIGLPKEFFGAGVSADVADAVRQALAEYEKLGATLVEVSLPRTELAIPVYYIIAPAEASSNLSRYDGVRYGHRAQAYDGLLEMYKKTRAEGFGPEVKRRIMIGTYVLSHGYYDAYYLQAQKLRRMIADDFQAAFRQCDVIAGPVSPTVAWPIGGKTDPVANYLADIFTLPASLAGLPGMSVPAGFGEAGLPVGLQLIGNYWKEGELLHTAHALQQATDWHLRAPEGF from the coding sequence ATGGACCTGCACCACCTGGGCGTGGCCGAACTGGCCCGCCAACTCGAGGCCCGCGCCGTCTCCAGCGTCGAACTGACGAAGCAACTGCTTGCACGGGTTGCCGCCCACGAACAGTTGGGCGCTTTCCTCTGCACCGACGAGGCCGTGGCCCTGCGCCAGGCCGAAGCCGCGGACGCCCGCCGCGCGCGTGGTGAGACGGGCCCGCTGCTGGGAGTGCCGATCGCGCACAAGGACATCTTCGTCACCCGCGATTTCCCGACCACGGCCGCCTCGCGCATGCTCGACGGCTACCGCAGCCCGTTCGACGCCACCGTGGTCGACCAGCTCGCGCAGGCCGGCGCGGTGACGCTGGGCAAGCTCAATTGCGACGAATTTGCAATGGGCGGCAGTAACGAAAATTCCGCCTACCTCCCGGCCCGCAACCCCTGGAACACCGAGCGCATCCCCGGCGGCTCGTCGGGCGGCTCGGCCGTCGCGGTGGCCGCGCGCCTGGTGCCCGCCGCCACCGGCACCGACACCGGCGGCTCGGTGCGCCAGCCGGCGGCCTTGTGCAACGTCACCGGCATCAAGCCGACCTACGGCCGCTGCTCGCGCTACGGCATGATCGCCTTCGCGTCCAGCCTGGACCAGGCCGGCCCGCTGGCCCGCAGTGCAGAAGACTGTGCCGTGCTGTTGAGTGCGATGAGCGGCTTCGACCCGCGCGACGCCACCTCGGCCGACCGCCCCGCCGAAGACTACCGCGCCGCGCTCGTCGCGCCGCGCGCCGGCGCGACCGCGGGCCGCCCGCTGCAAGGCCTGCGCATCGGGCTGCCCAAAGAATTCTTCGGCGCCGGTGTGTCGGCCGACGTGGCCGACGCGGTGCGCCAGGCGCTGGCGGAATACGAAAAGCTGGGGGCGACCCTGGTGGAGGTGTCGCTGCCGCGCACAGAGCTGGCGATCCCGGTCTACTACATCATCGCGCCGGCCGAGGCCAGCTCCAACCTGAGCCGTTACGACGGCGTGCGCTACGGGCACCGGGCGCAGGCATACGACGGCCTGCTCGAGATGTACAAGAAAACGCGCGCCGAAGGCTTCGGGCCGGAAGTGAAGCGCCGCATCATGATCGGCACCTACGTGCTGAGCCACGGCTATTACGACGCCTATTATTTGCAGGCGCAGAAGCTGCGCCGCATGATCGCCGACGATTTCCAGGCCGCCTTCCGGCAGTGCGACGTGATCGCCGGGCCGGTGTCGCCGACCGTGGCCTGGCCCATCGGCGGCAAGACCGACCCGGTCGCCAACTACCTCGCCGACATCTTCACGCTGCCCGCCAGCCTAGCCGGGCTGCCGGGCATGAGCGTGCCGGCGGGTTTTGGCGAAGCCGGCTTGCCGGTCGGGCTGCAGCTGATCGGCAACTACTGGAAGGAAGGCGAGCTGCTGCACACCGCACACGCCTTGCAGCAGGCCACCGACTGGCACCTCCGCGCACCGGAGGGCTTTTGA
- the gatB gene encoding Asp-tRNA(Asn)/Glu-tRNA(Gln) amidotransferase subunit GatB translates to MSSTTTSTTATTAKLVRGYEVVIGLETHAQLSTRSKIFSGASTEFGAAPNTQASPVDLALPGTLPVMNKAAVERAIRFGLAVGATVAPLSIFARKNYFYPDLPKGYQISQYEIPVVQGGLIEFYVGDAKHQVRLTRAHLEEDAGKSLHEDYHGQTGIDLNRAGTPLLEIVSEPDMRSSIEATEYAKALHALVVWLGICDGNMQEGSFRCDANVSVRKPGAPYGTRREIKNLNSFRFLQQAIDYEIQWQIDEIEEGRKIQQATVLFNPDSGETRAMRTKEDAHDYRYFPDPDLPPLVIAPEWVERVRGEMPELPRVMAERFQRDYALPAYDATMMTQSKDFGAYFEQAAKACGQPKLVANWLMGEVSRRLNAEGKALADSPVDAPTLARMIGRIADGTISNNGAKQVFEALWSGEGVDVDVVIESKGLKQMSDTGALEAILDEVLANNAKSVEEFRAGKEKAFNALVGQAMKATKGKANPAQVNELLKKKLGA, encoded by the coding sequence ATGAGCAGCACCACCACCAGCACCACCGCCACGACCGCCAAGCTGGTGCGCGGGTATGAAGTCGTGATCGGCCTCGAAACCCACGCCCAGCTGTCCACCCGTTCCAAGATCTTCTCGGGCGCCAGCACCGAATTCGGCGCCGCGCCCAACACCCAGGCCAGCCCGGTCGACCTGGCGCTGCCCGGCACGCTGCCGGTGATGAACAAGGCCGCCGTGGAGCGCGCGATCCGTTTCGGGCTCGCCGTGGGCGCCACCGTCGCGCCGCTGTCGATCTTCGCGCGCAAGAATTATTTCTACCCGGACCTGCCGAAGGGCTACCAGATCAGCCAATACGAGATCCCGGTGGTGCAAGGCGGGCTGATCGAGTTTTATGTCGGCGACGCCAAACACCAGGTGCGCCTGACCCGCGCCCACCTGGAAGAAGACGCCGGCAAGTCGCTGCACGAGGACTACCACGGCCAGACCGGCATCGACCTCAACCGCGCCGGCACGCCGCTGCTCGAGATCGTGTCCGAGCCCGACATGCGCAGCAGCATCGAGGCCACCGAGTACGCGAAGGCACTGCACGCGCTGGTGGTGTGGCTGGGCATATGCGACGGCAACATGCAGGAAGGTTCGTTCCGCTGCGACGCCAACGTCTCGGTGCGCAAGCCGGGCGCACCGTACGGCACCCGGCGTGAGATCAAGAACCTGAACAGCTTCCGCTTCCTGCAGCAGGCCATCGACTACGAGATCCAGTGGCAGATCGACGAGATCGAGGAAGGCCGCAAGATCCAGCAGGCGACGGTGCTGTTCAACCCCGACTCCGGGGAAACCCGCGCCATGCGGACCAAGGAAGACGCGCACGACTACCGCTACTTCCCCGACCCCGACCTGCCGCCGCTGGTGATCGCGCCCGAGTGGGTCGAGCGGGTGCGCGGCGAGATGCCCGAGTTGCCGCGCGTGATGGCCGAACGGTTCCAGCGCGACTATGCGCTGCCGGCCTACGACGCGACGATGATGACGCAGAGCAAGGACTTCGGCGCTTACTTCGAGCAGGCCGCCAAGGCTTGCGGGCAGCCCAAGCTGGTGGCCAACTGGCTGATGGGCGAGGTGTCGCGCCGGCTGAACGCCGAAGGCAAGGCGTTGGCCGACAGCCCGGTGGATGCGCCGACCCTGGCGCGCATGATCGGGCGGATTGCCGACGGCACGATCTCGAACAACGGCGCCAAGCAGGTGTTCGAGGCCTTGTGGTCCGGCGAGGGTGTCGACGTCGACGTCGTCATCGAGTCGAAGGGGCTGAAACAGATGTCCGACACCGGCGCGCTCGAAGCCATCCTCGACGAAGTGCTGGCGAACAACGCCAAGTCGGTCGAGGAGTTCCGTGCCGGCAAGGAAAAGGCCTTCAACGCCTTGGTCGGCCAGGCGATGAAGGCGACCAAGGGCAAGGCCAATCCGGCACAGGTGAACGAGTTGCTGAAGAAGAAACTCGGGGCCTGA
- a CDS encoding DUF4124 domain-containing protein, whose protein sequence is MSRESRHASTCSSHQRAWGASASSWRSAAWSDLNTMVTQPPAMAPNAARMLARGAALVCALLSLPAAAQGIYTCTDAKGRRLTSDRPIIECLDREQRVMNKDGSTRSVLPPSLTADERAELETKERRRAQERMAHQEAVRRDRLLLSRYPSEAEHRAAREAALDDVRQSIRNSERRIAELQNERKPLASEAEFYKGKALPAKLKQSIEFVDVAVEAHATLIQNQQAEMKRINQLFDSELTRLTRLWAGAAPGSLAEADEKAGAATAGGRRTR, encoded by the coding sequence ATGTCCAGGGAGTCACGTCATGCCAGCACCTGTAGCAGCCACCAGCGCGCGTGGGGTGCAAGCGCCTCGTCATGGCGCAGCGCAGCGTGGAGCGACCTCAACACCATGGTGACCCAGCCGCCCGCGATGGCGCCGAACGCCGCGCGTATGCTGGCCCGCGGCGCAGCGCTGGTCTGCGCACTGCTCAGCCTGCCGGCCGCCGCCCAAGGCATCTACACCTGCACCGACGCCAAGGGCCGCCGCCTCACCTCCGACCGGCCCATCATTGAATGCCTGGACCGGGAACAGCGGGTGATGAACAAGGACGGCTCGACCCGCAGCGTGTTGCCCCCCAGCCTCACCGCCGACGAGCGGGCCGAGCTGGAAACCAAGGAGCGCCGGCGCGCCCAGGAACGCATGGCCCACCAGGAAGCGGTGCGTCGCGACCGGCTGCTGTTGTCACGCTATCCCAGCGAAGCCGAGCACCGCGCCGCGCGCGAGGCGGCGCTCGACGACGTGCGCCAGTCGATCCGCAATTCCGAGCGGCGCATCGCCGAACTGCAGAACGAGCGCAAGCCGCTGGCCAGCGAAGCCGAGTTCTACAAAGGCAAGGCGCTGCCCGCCAAGCTCAAGCAGTCGATCGAGTTCGTCGACGTGGCGGTGGAGGCGCACGCCACGCTGATCCAGAACCAGCAGGCGGAGATGAAGCGCATCAACCAGCTGTTCGATTCGGAACTGACGCGCTTGACTCGCCTGTGGGCGGGCGCAGCGCCGGGCAGCCTGGCCGAGGCCGATGAAAAGGCCGGGGCCGCGACCGCCGGGGGACGCCGGACACGCTGA